From the genome of Sphingopyxis sp. DBS4:
CCAGATCCGCAAGGCGGGGTTCGAGCGGTTCGTCGCGCTCGCCGCCGAGCGGCACGGCTTTCTCTACGGCCTGACCGCGGTCATGCTTTCGCTGGTCCTCGGCTATGGCGCATCGGCGCTTTTCCGCCGCCGCTGAGCGCTTTTCCGCCGATTCAGCATAAGCGCTTTATTTACCCTCACCTGCGATAAGCAGCGCCGGAACGATAAAGGCGGGGGCTTGATATGGATATGCAGGGTGGCGGGTTCAGCGCCGGGGATTTGACAGCCGCGCAGCATGTCCGGCTTGCGGGCGGTGGGACCGCCGCGGCCGTGGCGCCGGTCACCCCCCATCATCGCGACGATCTGCTGATCGGCGAAGTGATCGATATATCGGGGTCGGATTCGCGGATTCTGCTCGATGCCGCAACGCTCGGCCAATTGGCGTCGTCGAGCGACGCGGCGGTCGCGATGGCGGGGCAGGTCGGCGCGCAGGTCAAGATTCGCGTCGGCAATGTGTGGCTCGTCGCCAGCATCCGCGACCAGCAGATGCACGAGCGCGGCGAAGGGCTGATCGTCGCGACGATCGACTTCCTCGGCGAAGGCGAAGAGGAAAAGATCACCGGCCGCATCCACAATTTCCGCCGCGGCGTGACGCGCTATCCGATCCCGGGCGGGCAGGTCTATGCGGCGACCAGCCACGACCTCAAGCAGATTTACGCCGCCGACGAACGCGCGCATGTCGAGATCGGGACCATCTATCCGACGCGTGATATTCGCGGCTCGCTCTATGTCGATGCGATGCTCGGCAAGCATTTCGCGCTGCTCGGATCGACCGGCACCGGCAAGTCGACCAGCGCCGCGCTGATCCTTCACAAGATCTGCGAACTTTCGCCGCAGGGCCATATCGTGATGATCGACCCGCACGGCGAATATTCGGCCGCCTTCAAGGGCACCGGCGCGCTGTTCGATGTCGACAATCTCGCCATGCCCTATTGGCTGATGAACTTCGAGGAACATTGCGAGGTCTTCGTCACCAGCGAGGGCCGCGACCGCCAGAGCGACTGCGACGTGCTTGCCAAATGTCTGCTCCAGGCGCGGCAGAAGAACCGCATGGCCGAAGGGATGACCAAGCTCACGGTCGACTCGCCGATCCCCTATCTGCTCTCCGACCTGCTCAACATCCTTACGAACGAGATGGGCAAGCTCGACAAGGCGACCTCGTCGGCGCCCTTCATGCGGATCAAGGGCAAGATCGAGGAAATGCGAGCCGACCCGCGCTATAACTTCATGTTCTCAGGCATGCTCGTCGCCGACACGATGGCGAATTTCATCGGCAAGATCTTTCGCCTGCCGTCGGACGGCCGTCCGATCTCGATCATCGACGTGTCGGGGGTTCCCAGCGATATCACCAGCGTCGTCGTCGCGGTGCTGTCGCGCCTGACCTTCGATTATGCGATCTGGTCGCGCGGCGAACCGCAGCGTCCGATCCTGCTCGTCTGCGAGGAAGCGCACCGCTACATCCC
Proteins encoded in this window:
- a CDS encoding ATP-binding protein; its protein translation is MDMQGGGFSAGDLTAAQHVRLAGGGTAAAVAPVTPHHRDDLLIGEVIDISGSDSRILLDAATLGQLASSSDAAVAMAGQVGAQVKIRVGNVWLVASIRDQQMHERGEGLIVATIDFLGEGEEEKITGRIHNFRRGVTRYPIPGGQVYAATSHDLKQIYAADERAHVEIGTIYPTRDIRGSLYVDAMLGKHFALLGSTGTGKSTSAALILHKICELSPQGHIVMIDPHGEYSAAFKGTGALFDVDNLAMPYWLMNFEEHCEVFVTSEGRDRQSDCDVLAKCLLQARQKNRMAEGMTKLTVDSPIPYLLSDLLNILTNEMGKLDKATSSAPFMRIKGKIEEMRADPRYNFMFSGMLVADTMANFIGKIFRLPSDGRPISIIDVSGVPSDITSVVVAVLSRLTFDYAIWSRGEPQRPILLVCEEAHRYIPSKDIGQGQAVRKILERIAKEGRKYGVSLGLITQRPSDLAEGVLSQCGTIISMRLNNERDQHFVKAAMPEGARGFIDSIPALRNRECIVCGEGVSIPIRVYLDTLDEDKRPASSDPMFSKLWRETGGEAEILERVVKRWRSQGR